In the Rubrivivax gelatinosus IL144 genome, ACACGCCCGGCGTGCACCTGGCCGGCGTCGCCGACCTGTCGCCGGCCGCCGCGCGCCGCAACCTCGAACGGGTCGGCTGGCACCACGAACGTGCCGCCGCCCCCAGCCTGGACGCTGCGCTGGCCGACGGCCGCACCCACGTCGGCGAGGACTGGCAGGCGCTGGTGCGGCACCCGGCGATCGACGTCATCGTCGAATGCACCGGCCACCCGGTGGCCGCGGTCGAGCACTGCCTGGCGGCGATCGCCGAGGGCAAACACGTCGTCAACGTGACCGTCGAGGCCGACGCCTTCTGCGGCCCGCTGCTGGCGCGGCGCGCGGCCGAGGCCGGTGTCGTCTACTCGCTGGCCTTCGGCGACCAGCCGGCGCTGATCTGCGACCTGGTCGACTGGGCGCGCACCTGCGGCTTCCCGGTCGTCGCCGCCGGGCGCGGCCACAAGTGGCTGCCGCACTTCGCGCAGTCGACGCCGGAGACGGTCTGGGGCTTCTACGGCCTGACGCCCGAGCAGGCCGAACGCGGCGGGCTGAACCCGAAGATGTTCAACAGCTTCCTCGACGGCTCCAAGCCGGCGATCGAATGCACCGCGGTCGCCAACGCCACCGGGCTGGCGGTGCCGTCGGGCGGCCTGCTGTACCCGCCGGCGGCGATCGACGAGATCCCCGGCGTCACGCGGCCGCAGGCCGAAGGCGGGGTGCTCGAACGCAAGGGCATGGTCGAGGTCATCTCCTCGCTGCGCCGCGACGGCACGACCATCCCCTACGACATCCGCATGGGGGTCTGGGTCACCGTCGAAGGCGAGGCCGACTACGTGCGCCACTGCTTCGAGGAGTACGGCGCCAAGACCGACCCCAGCGGGCGCTACTTCACGCTCTACAAACGCTGGCACCTGATCGGGCTGGAGGTCGGTTATTCGGTGGCCAGCGTCGCGCTGCGCGGCGAGGCGACCGGCGCGGCCACCGCCTGGGTGGCCGACGTCGTGGCCACCGCCAAGCGCGACCTGCGCGCCGGCGAGACGCTCGACGGCGAAGGCGGCTACACGGTGGTCGGCCGGCTGCAGCCGGCCGAGGCCTCGCGCGCCCACGGCGGCCTGCCGCTGGGGCTGGCGCACGACCTGGTGCTGCAGCGCCCGGTCGCCGCCGGGCAGATGCTGTGCTGGGACGACGTCGTCGCCCGGCCGGAACTGCCGGCGTGGCGCTTGCGGCGGGAGATGGAGGCGCTGGCCTAGCCGGTATAGCACTCGTAGACGAAGCGCCGCACGCGGCCGTCGCGCAGTTCGACGTGCACCGAGTCGGTCTCGCCGGCCACAAGCCAGATGCCGTCGCGCTGGTGCCCCAGGCCGAGCGCAGCGAATGGCGGCGGGACGGGCCGGCCGACACGCAGCGCGCCCAGCGACCATGCCCTCCCGGTCACGTCGGCAGCGGCCAGGAGGTAGCGCTCCGCGTCGTTGCTGAAGGCCACCAGTTGGACGCCGAGCCCGGCAAAGTAGATCACCTGCTCGGCGGTCTCGTAACCGTCCCAGTGCTGCCGGGACACGGTCTTCTGCGAGCGGATCGTCCCCAGGGCTCGCAACTCCGACAGCCGGGCTGGGAGGCGGATCCCCAGCACCTTGTCGCCGCAGGAGAAGCTGGGCACCTCGACCTCGGACTCGTCGGCTCGCGCGGCCGCGGGCGACACGATCATCAGCAGGCACAGCAGGCCGGGCCAGCACGCCCGCGGGCACGAGCGCCTCATGCCACGCCCCCGGCGACGCCCCACAGGCGCTTGTCGCCCAGCCATCGGCACGCACCGAATCCCTGGGCGCGCAGCAGGCTCTCGACTTCGGCCTCGGACATCGCCGTCGTCGTGAACGAGTGCCACCAGCGGCTGCCGTCCAATTCGTAGCGCAGGCGCATCGAGACCTCGGCACCGCGGCGCTCGATCTGCTCGGCGTGATAGGCGACGCCGTGCGCGGCGCCGATGAAGCCGGCTTGAACCGTCTGCAGCCACCTCGTGTCATGGCGCTTGACGAAGAAGCAGCCGCCCGGCGTCAGGTGCCGCCAGGCCGCTGCGGCAAAGACCTCGCGCACGGCCGGCTCCGGGTGGTTGACGAGGTGGCTGGCCAGCAGCACCGCCGGCCAGCGGCGGCCCAGGGCCAGCGCCTCGATCTTCGAACAGACGGCCTCGACTCCGGCAGGCAGGTGGGCCAGCATCTCGGTCGACTCGTCGACGCCGGTGACACGCAGCCCCAGCGCCACCATCCTCGCGCACAGCCGGCCGGTGCCGCAGCCGAGTTCGAGCACCGCAGGATGCTCGATCAACACCGGCTCGATGGCCTCGAGTTCACCCATGTAGGGCAAGCGGCGATAGAGCTCCACCGAGCAGCCGTCGGGCGTCTGCGGGCCCTCTCCGGCACCCGAGAAACCGTGGCTCATGCCGGCCGGACGGAAGCTCGGCGGGCCATCGCGATCGGGCCAGATGTACGAACGATCATCGGTCGGTCCCCCTGTGAACATGCTCCGCCAGCGTAGCGGCATCCGGGGCGGTTCGCGCGCGGCGGCAGCCCGATCGCCCCACCGCCCAGCCGCCCTCCCCATCCTGCCCACAATGGCTCGGTCCACGCCACCGGAGGAACCGCATGCCCCGCAACGCCGCCGCCCACCCGTTCGCCGAGACGATCCGCCGCTTCGAGGCCGCGTCCGGCGAAGAGGGACGCCTGTTCTCGCTGCCGGCGC is a window encoding:
- a CDS encoding class I SAM-dependent DNA methyltransferase; this encodes MSHGFSGAGEGPQTPDGCSVELYRRLPYMGELEAIEPVLIEHPAVLELGCGTGRLCARMVALGLRVTGVDESTEMLAHLPAGVEAVCSKIEALALGRRWPAVLLASHLVNHPEPAVREVFAAAAWRHLTPGGCFFVKRHDTRWLQTVQAGFIGAAHGVAYHAEQIERRGAEVSMRLRYELDGSRWWHSFTTTAMSEAEVESLLRAQGFGACRWLGDKRLWGVAGGVA
- a CDS encoding NAD(P)H-dependent oxidoreductase, with amino-acid sequence MKTGLHTQLRQRATEGRPIRVGLIGAGKFGSMYLAQVPNTPGVHLAGVADLSPAAARRNLERVGWHHERAAAPSLDAALADGRTHVGEDWQALVRHPAIDVIVECTGHPVAAVEHCLAAIAEGKHVVNVTVEADAFCGPLLARRAAEAGVVYSLAFGDQPALICDLVDWARTCGFPVVAAGRGHKWLPHFAQSTPETVWGFYGLTPEQAERGGLNPKMFNSFLDGSKPAIECTAVANATGLAVPSGGLLYPPAAIDEIPGVTRPQAEGGVLERKGMVEVISSLRRDGTTIPYDIRMGVWVTVEGEADYVRHCFEEYGAKTDPSGRYFTLYKRWHLIGLEVGYSVASVALRGEATGAATAWVADVVATAKRDLRAGETLDGEGGYTVVGRLQPAEASRAHGGLPLGLAHDLVLQRPVAAGQMLCWDDVVARPELPAWRLRREMEALA